A region of Pyxidicoccus parkwaysis DNA encodes the following proteins:
- a CDS encoding SGNH/GDSL hydrolase family protein, with the protein MRNRLARALTLVSLFVSAPVLAVSGPDAGAPTEALNAAPVLPAPPPAASPTPPVAERNHTVLLLGDSLIATGFGEYLQARLEAHPHIRTARRAKSSTGLARPDFFDWMTVGQEEVARHQPDVVVVILGGNDGQSLKDAKGGKPIHWGRPEWQEAYRKRLEDFVSVLSAPGRKIVWLELPATGRKRFEQKLELIRGLQREVVASHQDALHLETRPFFTDAKGHALVQARVEGFRKPMRLRMEDGVHFTVAGGRYFANKVYPEVLGLLGLSSG; encoded by the coding sequence ATGCGGAACCGTCTCGCTCGCGCGCTCACCCTCGTCTCCCTCTTCGTCTCCGCACCCGTGCTGGCCGTCTCCGGTCCCGATGCCGGCGCGCCGACGGAAGCGCTGAACGCCGCGCCCGTGTTGCCGGCTCCTCCTCCCGCCGCGAGCCCGACGCCGCCCGTGGCGGAGCGCAACCACACCGTGTTGCTGCTGGGCGACAGCCTCATCGCCACCGGCTTCGGCGAGTACCTGCAAGCGCGCCTGGAGGCCCACCCGCACATCCGCACCGCCCGGCGTGCGAAGTCCTCCACGGGGTTGGCCCGCCCGGACTTCTTCGACTGGATGACGGTGGGACAAGAGGAGGTGGCGCGCCACCAGCCGGACGTGGTGGTGGTCATCCTCGGCGGCAACGACGGGCAATCCCTCAAGGATGCGAAGGGCGGCAAGCCCATCCACTGGGGCCGCCCCGAGTGGCAGGAGGCCTATCGGAAGCGACTGGAGGACTTCGTGAGTGTCCTCTCCGCGCCGGGCCGGAAGATTGTCTGGCTGGAGCTGCCCGCCACCGGGCGCAAGCGCTTCGAGCAGAAGCTGGAGCTCATTCGCGGCCTCCAGCGCGAGGTCGTCGCCTCGCACCAGGACGCGCTGCACCTCGAGACGCGGCCGTTCTTCACCGACGCGAAGGGACACGCGCTCGTGCAGGCCCGCGTGGAGGGCTTCCGCAAGCCGATGCGCCTGCGCATGGAAGACGGCGTCCACTTCACCGTGGCCGGAGGCCGGTACTTCGCCAACAAGGTGTACCCCGAGGTGCTGGGCCTGCTGGGGCTCTCCTCGGGGTAG
- a CDS encoding outer membrane beta-barrel protein has product MAQETEAAATAPASAEKSGLEVSLAVGFQAGAGYVYKNGLRLDGQVGDVKLSDTANGGLVLAADLGYRINDHWFVGAFGQYSKVLVKNNPYSCPDGYDCSTNQIRLGPQVQYHFSPKASFDPWVGLGFGIVLLSSKIEGPLSIPTPAGTLTGHLAIDSKLRGPEYVSLTVGGKWNFGDNFAFGPYLNGTYARYTVRAGTTTVTLPPELGGTSTTSDLGPVDDGPYGLIILGVRGTFTL; this is encoded by the coding sequence ATGGCGCAGGAGACCGAGGCGGCTGCAACGGCTCCGGCCTCGGCTGAGAAGAGCGGTTTGGAGGTCTCGTTGGCGGTCGGTTTCCAGGCGGGCGCCGGCTACGTCTACAAGAACGGCCTGCGGCTCGACGGCCAGGTGGGTGACGTGAAGCTCAGCGACACCGCCAACGGTGGCCTCGTCCTCGCGGCGGACCTGGGCTACCGCATCAACGACCATTGGTTCGTCGGCGCGTTCGGCCAGTACTCGAAGGTGCTCGTCAAGAACAACCCGTACTCGTGCCCGGATGGGTACGACTGCTCCACCAACCAGATTCGCCTTGGGCCCCAGGTGCAGTACCACTTCTCTCCGAAGGCCTCGTTCGACCCCTGGGTGGGCCTGGGCTTCGGCATCGTGCTCCTGAGCAGCAAGATCGAGGGCCCCCTGTCCATCCCCACGCCGGCGGGCACCCTCACCGGTCACCTGGCCATCGACAGCAAGCTGCGCGGTCCCGAGTACGTCAGCCTCACGGTGGGCGGTAAGTGGAACTTCGGCGACAACTTCGCCTTCGGCCCCTACCTCAACGGCACCTACGCCCGGTACACCGTGCGCGCCGGCACCACGACGGTGACGCTGCCCCCGGAGCTCGGCGGCACCTCCACGACGTCCGACCTGGGCCCCGTGGATGACGGCCCCTACGGCCTCATCATCCTCGGCGTGCGCGGCACCTTCACCCTGTAG
- a CDS encoding general secretion pathway protein GspE has protein sequence METGARRPLGEILLELGVLNRAQLRVGLVHHFETHVPLGRALVREGVCSEADILRGLAAQLGVEAVDLEHVIPERSALSLIPARIARQYRAVPLRVEMVPLEQGEREVLHIALPAPVSLEAVDAVRAVSGKPRVEAHVASDPALARALADLYGIEEPTEPPAAPAPPPGGPLLLYGWPPVTAVLISRQLARHGITAKVASPLEVLHTSANDVVLAPIQAMEGLLAGEVHIAGSLIVHGTSDDEGFERARKLGARGYLANPRDEQLLLRAIRRLRPEGGTSDLPGGPDSAPQSH, from the coding sequence ATGGAGACTGGTGCCCGACGTCCCCTCGGAGAAATCCTCCTGGAACTGGGAGTGCTCAACCGCGCCCAGCTCCGCGTGGGACTGGTCCACCACTTCGAGACGCATGTGCCCCTCGGCCGGGCGCTGGTGCGCGAGGGCGTCTGCTCCGAGGCCGACATCCTTCGCGGCCTCGCCGCCCAGCTCGGCGTGGAAGCGGTGGACCTGGAGCACGTGATTCCCGAGCGCTCCGCGCTCTCGCTCATCCCCGCCCGGATTGCCCGGCAGTACCGCGCCGTCCCCCTGCGCGTGGAGATGGTGCCGCTGGAGCAGGGTGAACGCGAGGTGCTCCACATCGCCCTGCCCGCTCCAGTGTCGCTCGAGGCGGTGGACGCCGTGCGCGCCGTGTCCGGCAAGCCTCGCGTCGAGGCGCATGTGGCCTCGGACCCCGCGCTGGCGCGCGCACTGGCGGACCTCTACGGCATCGAAGAGCCCACGGAGCCACCCGCTGCTCCCGCGCCTCCACCCGGCGGTCCGCTCCTGCTCTACGGGTGGCCGCCCGTCACCGCCGTGCTCATCTCCCGGCAGCTCGCGCGGCATGGAATCACCGCCAAGGTGGCCTCGCCGCTGGAGGTGCTGCACACGAGTGCGAATGACGTCGTGCTCGCGCCCATCCAGGCCATGGAGGGACTGCTGGCCGGTGAGGTGCACATCGCCGGCTCGCTCATCGTCCACGGCACGTCGGATGACGAGGGCTTCGAGCGGGCCCGGAAGCTCGGGGCGCGCGGCTACCTGGCCAACCCGCGAGACGAGCAGCTCCTCCTGCGCGCCATCCGCCGGCTGCGCCCCGAAGGCGGCACGTCCGACCTGCCCGGCGGACCGGACTCCGCGCCGCAATCACACTGA
- a CDS encoding ABC transporter substrate-binding protein/permease: protein MQELLPRARRPAFLTSCVALLALTLLSCAGKEASGLERVRRAGVLRWGADAQGGEPYAMEDPDQPGHMRGFEVELADALARELGVRAQFVQNDWSSLIPSLERGGSFDVALNGIEVTPARVGRVLFTRPYYVFNLRLLARKDDASVTQLDSLRGRRVGTLANSQAWDLLLRSGAQAVPYEGVEEPYIDLEQGRVDGVLMDDIIAQRYGQPRPGLRVVGDVGEGYYAIAVRPGEEDLRAALDEALVRIAHSGELRAIFRRWGIDSAAQQRMVDWTDAQTREVVSDTHTAHLGWGQLVLFLQASVVTLLVSIGAMALAIPLGVGLALVRLYGPAWAGRLATTYVELFRGTPVLLQLYVLYYGLAGVLRLDALSAAVLGLGLNYAAYEAEVYRAGVLAVPRGQLEAALSLGMPMRLALRRVVMPQAFRVALPGVTNDFIALLKDSSLVSVISVVELTKRMTITAVDVRSWLLPGALCALLYLAMSYPLSRLARRLEARLARG, encoded by the coding sequence ATGCAAGAGCTCCTGCCTCGGGCGAGAAGGCCCGCTTTCCTCACGAGCTGTGTGGCGCTTCTGGCGCTCACCCTCCTGTCCTGCGCCGGGAAGGAAGCCTCGGGTCTGGAGCGCGTCCGGCGCGCGGGCGTGCTGCGCTGGGGCGCGGATGCGCAGGGCGGAGAGCCCTACGCCATGGAGGATCCGGACCAGCCCGGACACATGCGCGGCTTCGAGGTGGAGCTGGCGGACGCCCTCGCGCGCGAGCTCGGTGTTCGCGCCCAGTTCGTCCAGAACGACTGGTCCAGCCTCATTCCCTCGCTGGAGCGCGGCGGCTCGTTCGACGTCGCGCTCAACGGCATCGAAGTCACACCGGCCCGCGTTGGCCGCGTCCTCTTCACGCGCCCGTACTACGTCTTCAACCTCCGCCTCCTCGCGCGCAAGGACGACGCGAGCGTCACGCAGCTCGACTCGCTGCGAGGCCGGCGCGTGGGCACGCTGGCCAACTCGCAGGCGTGGGATTTGCTCCTGCGCAGCGGCGCGCAGGCGGTGCCGTACGAGGGCGTGGAGGAGCCCTACATCGACCTGGAGCAGGGGCGGGTGGATGGCGTGCTCATGGACGACATCATCGCGCAGCGCTACGGCCAGCCGCGCCCCGGCCTGCGCGTGGTGGGCGACGTGGGCGAGGGCTACTACGCCATTGCGGTGAGGCCCGGAGAGGAAGATTTGCGCGCGGCCCTGGACGAGGCGCTCGTGCGCATCGCCCACTCGGGCGAGCTGCGCGCCATCTTCCGGCGCTGGGGCATCGACAGCGCGGCGCAGCAGCGCATGGTGGACTGGACGGACGCGCAGACGCGCGAGGTCGTCTCCGACACGCACACCGCGCACCTGGGCTGGGGACAGCTCGTGCTGTTCCTCCAGGCGTCCGTCGTCACGCTGCTGGTGTCCATAGGCGCCATGGCGCTGGCCATTCCGCTGGGCGTGGGGCTGGCCCTGGTACGGCTGTACGGGCCCGCGTGGGCGGGGCGGCTCGCCACCACGTATGTGGAGCTGTTCCGCGGCACGCCGGTGCTGTTGCAACTCTATGTCCTCTACTACGGGCTGGCGGGCGTGCTGCGGCTGGACGCGCTGTCCGCCGCGGTGTTGGGCCTGGGGCTGAACTACGCGGCCTACGAGGCGGAGGTGTACCGGGCGGGCGTGCTGGCGGTGCCTCGCGGGCAGCTCGAGGCGGCGCTGTCATTGGGCATGCCCATGCGGCTGGCGCTGCGGCGCGTGGTGATGCCACAGGCCTTCCGGGTGGCGCTGCCGGGCGTCACCAACGACTTCATCGCGCTTCTAAAAGACAGCTCGCTGGTGTCCGTCATCTCCGTGGTGGAGTTGACGAAGCGGATGACGATTACGGCGGTGGATGTCCGAAGCTGGTTGCTGCCCGGAGCGCTGTGCGCGCTGCTGTACCTGGCCATGAGTTATCCCCTGTCCCGCCTGGCCCGGCGGCTGGAAGCGAGGCTCGCGCGCGGATGA
- a CDS encoding alpha/beta fold hydrolase codes for MRREVQLTELGQGRGPRVLLLPGLGARGTGFQALAGQLAHVARPVLVEYPEGRHAAFGAGALARQVLLAAGKFDAVVASSFGGMVAAHLAAAGAARGVAFLGSFTRTSQLGMRGRVIGMMGPIAVWGRPGILAAGLAAWKVVPLDEVSEVVPTTKRERDTTWHRALAIHDEAPPPELRRLPVSCVCIQGDRDVLVPPSTLERLAASLPSGTPRHLLRGAGHVPYFSHPEDCARLLRPWLEALKPAEPVTAPEWPRVAGDAA; via the coding sequence ATGCGTCGAGAGGTACAGCTCACGGAGTTGGGACAGGGCAGGGGGCCGAGGGTGCTCCTGCTGCCCGGCCTGGGCGCGCGGGGCACCGGCTTCCAGGCGCTCGCAGGGCAGCTCGCTCATGTGGCCCGTCCCGTCCTGGTGGAGTACCCCGAAGGGCGGCACGCGGCGTTCGGAGCGGGTGCCCTGGCGCGGCAGGTGCTGCTGGCCGCCGGGAAGTTCGACGCGGTGGTGGCCAGCTCCTTCGGAGGCATGGTGGCGGCGCACCTCGCGGCGGCGGGCGCGGCGCGCGGCGTGGCCTTCCTGGGCTCCTTCACCCGCACCTCGCAGCTCGGCATGCGCGGGCGCGTGATTGGAATGATGGGGCCCATCGCCGTGTGGGGCCGGCCCGGAATCCTCGCGGCGGGGCTCGCCGCGTGGAAGGTGGTGCCGCTCGACGAGGTCTCTGAGGTGGTGCCCACCACGAAGCGGGAGCGCGACACGACGTGGCACCGCGCCCTCGCCATCCACGACGAGGCGCCGCCGCCCGAGCTGCGCAGGCTCCCCGTGTCGTGCGTGTGTATTCAAGGAGACCGCGACGTGCTGGTGCCTCCGTCCACGCTGGAGCGGCTGGCCGCGTCCCTTCCGTCCGGCACGCCCCGGCACCTGCTGCGAGGCGCGGGCCACGTGCCCTACTTCAGCCACCCGGAGGATTGCGCGCGCCTGCTGCGTCCCTGGCTGGAAGCGCTGAAGCCCGCCGAGCCCGTCACCGCGCCCGAGTGGCCCCGCGTGGCCGGCGACGCCGCCTGA
- a CDS encoding EamA family transporter has product MTWWVYALLSAGFAAMTAILAKVGVEGVPSTLATAIRTVVILVFAWSIALARGEHHVLPGMSRKTLLFLALSGVATGLSWLAYFRALQLGPASRVAPIDKLSLPLTVLLAFLLLHEQMTWRLGVGVCLMVAGALLTLR; this is encoded by the coding sequence ATGACGTGGTGGGTCTACGCACTGCTGTCCGCCGGCTTCGCGGCCATGACGGCGATTCTCGCGAAGGTGGGCGTGGAGGGCGTGCCCTCCACGTTGGCGACGGCCATCCGCACGGTGGTGATTCTCGTGTTCGCCTGGAGCATCGCCCTCGCGCGGGGCGAGCACCATGTCCTGCCCGGCATGAGCCGCAAGACGCTCCTCTTCCTCGCGCTGTCGGGCGTGGCCACCGGCCTGTCGTGGCTGGCCTACTTCCGCGCGCTCCAACTCGGGCCCGCGTCGCGCGTGGCGCCCATCGACAAGCTGAGCCTGCCGCTGACGGTGCTCCTCGCCTTCCTCCTCCTTCATGAGCAGATGACGTGGCGCCTGGGCGTCGGTGTGTGTCTCATGGTGGCCGGAGCCTTGCTGACTCTCAGGTGA
- a CDS encoding amino acid ABC transporter ATP-binding protein yields MIEVKDLCKRYDGRTVLDGISAAFGPGEVVALVGPSGGGKSTLLRCLNGLEPFDGGSVRVGDDMLEPGDTRAQGERLWRIRRRVGFVFQQWHLFAHRTALGNVTEAPIHVKGLGPKEATEQGRALLAKVGLSHREQAYPSELSGGEQQRVAIARALAMEPEVLLLDEPTSALDPERVGELVDLLARLRTDGLTLVAVTHEMRFARELASRMLVLHGGHIIEEGPPSQLLASPRHERTRAFLGLDRVAGLPPLGS; encoded by the coding sequence ATGATTGAAGTGAAGGACCTGTGCAAGCGCTACGACGGCCGCACCGTGCTGGACGGCATCAGCGCGGCCTTCGGCCCCGGCGAAGTCGTGGCATTGGTGGGCCCCTCGGGCGGCGGCAAGAGCACGCTCTTGCGGTGCCTCAACGGACTGGAGCCCTTCGACGGCGGCAGCGTGCGCGTGGGCGACGACATGCTGGAGCCGGGCGACACGCGCGCGCAGGGCGAGCGGCTGTGGCGCATCCGCCGCCGCGTGGGCTTCGTCTTCCAGCAGTGGCACCTCTTCGCGCATCGCACCGCCCTGGGCAACGTGACGGAGGCGCCCATCCACGTGAAGGGCCTGGGCCCGAAGGAAGCCACCGAGCAGGGCCGCGCGCTGCTCGCGAAGGTGGGCCTGTCCCACCGCGAGCAGGCGTACCCGTCCGAGCTGTCCGGCGGTGAGCAGCAGCGCGTGGCCATTGCCCGCGCGCTGGCGATGGAGCCGGAGGTGCTGCTCCTCGACGAGCCCACCAGCGCGTTGGACCCGGAGCGCGTGGGCGAGCTGGTGGACCTGCTGGCCCGGCTGCGCACGGACGGGCTCACCCTGGTGGCGGTGACGCACGAGATGCGCTTCGCGCGCGAGCTGGCGTCGCGGATGCTGGTGCTGCACGGTGGACACATCATCGAGGAGGGGCCGCCGTCCCAATTGCTCGCCAGTCCACGGCACGAGCGCACCCGGGCCTTTCTCGGCCTGGACCGGGTGGCCGGCCTTCCTCCCCTCGGGTCCTGA
- a CDS encoding LysR family transcriptional regulator, whose amino-acid sequence MNVTLEQARALDALARHGTFAAAATALRKGHTAVLYALRTLEEQTELTLLDRRGYRTRLTPAGERVLEHCRKMLAAERELEAACAEIRAGWEPSLRIVFDGIFPAEPLLRVVKELRAEEASTRFHVSAEFLAGVEAAFVREEADLMVSVLPPTIPGLRTYRLPELKAVLVAHKSHPLAKKHGTLKDEELAEHLLLTVRGSDPRLQLSTGVLETRSTVHLNDFAAKKAAILEGLGYGWLPEHLAARELRRGELKSLKLARGGATHVFHPQLHHRASVKPGRAARRVVQYLTGAEAES is encoded by the coding sequence ATGAATGTCACCCTGGAGCAGGCGCGTGCGCTGGATGCCCTCGCCCGTCACGGAACCTTCGCCGCGGCGGCCACGGCGCTGCGCAAGGGACACACGGCGGTGTTGTACGCGCTGCGCACGCTGGAGGAGCAGACGGAGCTGACGTTGCTCGACAGGCGCGGCTACCGCACGCGGCTGACGCCCGCGGGTGAGCGCGTGCTGGAGCACTGCCGGAAGATGCTGGCCGCGGAGCGTGAGCTGGAGGCGGCGTGCGCGGAGATTCGCGCGGGCTGGGAGCCGTCGCTGCGCATCGTCTTCGACGGCATCTTCCCGGCCGAGCCGCTGCTACGGGTGGTGAAGGAGCTGCGCGCGGAAGAGGCCAGCACGCGCTTCCATGTGTCCGCGGAGTTCCTCGCGGGCGTGGAGGCGGCCTTCGTGCGCGAGGAGGCGGACCTGATGGTGTCCGTGCTGCCGCCCACGATTCCGGGCCTGCGCACGTACCGGCTGCCGGAACTGAAGGCGGTGCTGGTGGCGCACAAGAGCCACCCGCTGGCGAAGAAGCACGGGACGCTGAAGGACGAGGAGCTGGCGGAGCACCTGCTGCTCACCGTGCGCGGCTCGGACCCGCGCTTGCAGCTCAGCACGGGCGTGCTGGAGACGCGCTCCACGGTGCACCTCAACGACTTCGCCGCGAAGAAGGCCGCCATCCTGGAAGGACTGGGCTACGGCTGGCTGCCCGAGCATCTGGCCGCACGCGAGCTGCGACGGGGTGAGCTCAAGTCACTGAAGCTCGCCCGGGGCGGCGCCACGCACGTGTTCCACCCGCAGCTCCACCACCGCGCCAGCGTGAAGCCGGGCCGCGCGGCCCGGCGCGTGGTGCAGTACCTCACGGGCGCGGAAGCGGAGTCGTGA
- a CDS encoding arsenate reductase family protein — MPNDVLILTYSGCDTCRKALKWLDARGVAYQVRPIVDTPPTVAELGQWIPRSGVSVRKWLNTSGQSYRALGKAKVDAASDPELMSWLAADGKLVKRPVLVTGSTVLVGFQPDAFEKVFGAPR; from the coding sequence ATGCCGAACGATGTCCTCATCCTGACGTACTCCGGCTGTGACACCTGCCGGAAGGCACTGAAGTGGTTGGACGCGCGGGGTGTGGCGTACCAGGTGCGCCCCATCGTCGACACGCCGCCCACCGTGGCCGAGTTGGGCCAGTGGATTCCCCGCAGCGGCGTGTCCGTCCGCAAGTGGCTCAACACCAGCGGCCAGAGCTACCGCGCGCTCGGGAAGGCGAAGGTGGATGCCGCCTCCGACCCGGAGCTCATGTCCTGGCTGGCCGCCGATGGGAAGCTCGTGAAGCGTCCGGTGCTGGTCACCGGGAGCACCGTCCTCGTGGGCTTCCAGCCGGATGCGTTCGAGAAGGTGTTCGGCGCGCCCCGCTGA
- a CDS encoding right-handed parallel beta-helix repeat-containing protein has product MNTTVPLRWKLCVPFLALGLLAAACSSSPEPKPPTAQEEDSGTQSGGEDSGTQPGGEDSGTADAGTSGTDAGTSGTDAGTGGGTDAGTGGGTDAGPVIPVPTDGGTVVTNTLSGRLTEAGSPYRVVGDANGVVTIPKGQVLTVEPGVILDFRGRPEVTEADVDSSAPASVMNHQKGRVEVRVYGAIHVQGTAQKPVLLTSTNPYGWWGVNFYGHNSVGDGHPSFEHMVFEKVRKNQYNGDRDWTRGALWAYYPGPVTILHSVFRDNVASAHCAALDLMYTDGSHIEDTLFEHNRIFEVDRFAQPGTYSMSGGGAVCITHGRNSVTRGNTFRDNGVEAYRGYLTTALEARPLLTWPNPQNISDLGGGGAMHYFQPDNDLLENNLFESNFVAQGPGAAVYLEHVGARTVTMRGNRFVTNRGGAGGTIVCNRGSGTADLVVTADNVFTGNTLNGQPATNITGDCGTTAQ; this is encoded by the coding sequence ATGAACACCACCGTCCCGCTCCGCTGGAAGCTGTGCGTGCCGTTCCTCGCGCTGGGGTTGCTCGCCGCCGCCTGTTCGTCCAGCCCGGAGCCGAAGCCGCCCACCGCTCAGGAGGAGGACTCGGGCACCCAGTCCGGAGGTGAGGACTCGGGCACGCAGCCTGGAGGTGAGGACTCGGGCACCGCGGACGCGGGCACGTCCGGCACCGACGCGGGCACGTCCGGCACCGACGCGGGGACGGGGGGCGGTACGGATGCGGGCACGGGCGGAGGTACGGATGCGGGGCCCGTCATCCCCGTGCCCACGGATGGAGGCACCGTCGTCACCAACACGCTGTCGGGCCGGCTGACGGAGGCGGGCTCTCCCTACCGCGTCGTCGGGGACGCGAATGGCGTCGTCACCATTCCGAAGGGGCAGGTCCTCACGGTGGAGCCGGGCGTCATCCTCGACTTCCGTGGCCGCCCGGAGGTGACGGAAGCGGACGTGGACTCGAGCGCGCCGGCCAGCGTGATGAACCACCAGAAGGGGCGGGTGGAGGTGCGCGTCTACGGCGCCATCCACGTGCAGGGCACCGCGCAGAAGCCGGTGCTGCTCACGTCCACCAATCCGTATGGCTGGTGGGGCGTGAATTTCTACGGACACAACTCGGTGGGCGACGGCCACCCCAGCTTCGAGCACATGGTCTTCGAGAAGGTGCGGAAGAATCAGTACAACGGCGACCGCGACTGGACGCGCGGCGCGCTGTGGGCCTACTACCCGGGGCCGGTGACGATTCTCCACTCGGTGTTCCGCGACAACGTGGCGTCCGCGCACTGCGCCGCGCTGGACCTCATGTACACGGATGGCTCGCACATCGAGGACACCCTCTTCGAGCACAACCGCATCTTCGAGGTGGACCGCTTCGCGCAGCCCGGCACCTATTCCATGTCCGGCGGCGGGGCCGTGTGCATCACCCACGGTCGCAACTCGGTGACGCGCGGCAACACGTTCCGCGACAACGGCGTGGAGGCGTACCGGGGCTACCTCACCACGGCGCTGGAGGCGCGGCCCCTGCTCACGTGGCCCAACCCGCAGAACATCTCCGACCTGGGCGGTGGCGGCGCCATGCACTACTTCCAGCCCGACAATGACCTGCTGGAGAACAACCTCTTCGAGAGCAACTTCGTGGCGCAGGGCCCCGGGGCGGCCGTCTACCTGGAGCACGTGGGCGCGCGGACCGTCACCATGCGGGGCAACCGCTTCGTGACCAACCGGGGCGGCGCGGGCGGCACCATCGTGTGCAACCGGGGCTCCGGTACGGCGGACCTGGTGGTGACCGCGGACAACGTCTTCACGGGCAACACGCTGAACGGGCAGCCCGCGACGAACATCACCGGCGATTGCGGCACCACCGCGCAGTAG
- the rpiA gene encoding ribose-5-phosphate isomerase RpiA produces the protein MSSHSDANDTARLKREAATWAVDAFFRSSMVVGLGTGSTAAFAVQRLAESRAQGRLVDVRAVPTSRETEALARGLGVPLTTLDEDPVVDVTVDGADEVAPDLSLIKGGGGALLREKIVAQASRRLVIIVDAGKLSPRLGTRWPLPVEVLPFGWRSQSLFLESLGASVAVRRDERGEPFLTDQGNLVLDCDFGPIDHPEELAARLGSRAGVVGHGLFLGLTTDLVVAGSNGVEHRTRPT, from the coding sequence ATGAGCAGCCACTCCGACGCCAACGACACCGCCCGTTTGAAGCGCGAGGCCGCCACGTGGGCGGTGGACGCTTTCTTCCGCTCGAGCATGGTGGTGGGCCTGGGCACGGGCAGCACCGCCGCGTTCGCCGTGCAGCGGCTGGCGGAATCGCGCGCGCAGGGCCGGCTCGTGGACGTGCGCGCCGTGCCCACGTCGCGCGAGACGGAAGCGCTGGCGCGCGGGCTGGGCGTGCCCCTCACCACGCTGGATGAGGACCCGGTGGTGGACGTCACCGTGGACGGGGCGGACGAGGTGGCCCCGGACCTGTCCCTCATCAAGGGCGGAGGCGGCGCGCTGCTGCGGGAGAAGATTGTCGCGCAGGCCAGCCGCCGCCTCGTCATCATCGTGGACGCGGGCAAGCTGTCGCCGAGGCTCGGCACCCGCTGGCCCCTGCCGGTGGAGGTGCTGCCCTTCGGCTGGCGCTCCCAGTCCCTCTTCCTGGAGTCGCTCGGCGCCAGCGTCGCCGTGCGCCGCGACGAGCGCGGCGAGCCCTTCCTCACCGACCAGGGCAACCTCGTCCTCGACTGCGACTTCGGCCCCATCGACCACCCCGAGGAACTGGCCGCGCGCCTCGGCTCACGCGCGGGCGTGGTGGGCCATGGCCTGTTCCTCGGGCTCACCACGGACCTCGTGGTGGCTGGCTCCAACGGCGTGGAGCACCGCACGCGCCCGACTTGA